A genomic segment from Ramlibacter agri encodes:
- a CDS encoding HAL/PAL/TAL family ammonia-lyase yields MTASTHPVTLGSRLTVDDVVRVARQHVAVAPLGPEAVARMQRSAQWVEQVVRDVAGGSSHRAYYGINTGFGAQAGRSTLGSPHLTEVLGRNLIASHCVGVGAWLPEEAVRATLLVRAQSLAQGFSGVRPELVAKLVAMLNAGVYPAVPEQGSLGASGDLAPLAHIALMMTAPPAAGSGDAPVDATDGEAFVRCAALPGAAVDRLHIDEDYESGTQSVWQRVPGAQAMREAGGQIALRAKEALALLNGATVSAALAALVVRDMANLLANAELAVAACVECIGGFRDPFFPQVHEARGHEAAGRAARNILGYLEGSELADPGDLHTDPQRVPPQDPYCVRCAPQVLGTAEDTLALARRWVEMDLNAATDNPLVFPALARDYKAVSGGNFHGEPIALAMDFLAIAATEVASLSERRMFTLCELPAQRFPEQAGNRFLIAEPRQTAGLNSGLMMLQATAAALVSDCKVLAHPDSVDSIPSSGNQEDHVSMSLNAALHARKVLRNAETVVALELLCAAQGLHLRTSTGPGDGGKPGRGGAAVRDVLRKSGWEPVERDRVMQEDIRLAIRLVRSGAFLQRRTGTTFPSEEHP; encoded by the coding sequence ATGACGGCAAGCACGCACCCCGTCACCCTGGGCAGCCGCCTCACCGTCGACGACGTGGTGCGGGTTGCCAGGCAGCATGTGGCCGTCGCGCCCCTGGGCCCTGAAGCCGTCGCAAGGATGCAGCGCAGCGCGCAGTGGGTCGAACAGGTCGTGCGGGACGTGGCCGGCGGCTCCAGCCACCGCGCCTACTACGGCATCAACACCGGATTCGGGGCCCAGGCGGGCCGCAGCACGCTGGGCAGCCCTCACCTGACGGAGGTCCTGGGGCGCAACCTCATTGCCAGCCACTGCGTGGGAGTCGGCGCCTGGCTGCCCGAGGAAGCAGTGCGCGCCACCCTGCTGGTGCGTGCGCAATCCCTGGCGCAGGGTTTCTCCGGCGTGCGGCCGGAACTGGTTGCCAAACTCGTCGCCATGCTCAATGCCGGCGTCTACCCCGCGGTTCCGGAGCAAGGTTCGCTGGGTGCCAGCGGCGACCTCGCGCCGCTGGCCCACATCGCGCTGATGATGACCGCGCCGCCTGCTGCCGGAAGCGGCGACGCCCCGGTGGACGCCACCGACGGCGAGGCCTTCGTCCGCTGCGCTGCGCTGCCGGGCGCAGCGGTCGACCGGCTGCACATCGACGAGGACTACGAGAGCGGCACGCAAAGCGTCTGGCAGCGGGTGCCGGGTGCACAGGCGATGCGGGAGGCCGGCGGCCAGATCGCGCTGCGTGCCAAGGAAGCCCTCGCCCTGCTGAATGGAGCCACGGTCTCGGCCGCGCTTGCCGCGCTCGTCGTGCGCGACATGGCCAACCTGCTGGCGAACGCGGAACTCGCCGTCGCCGCGTGCGTGGAATGCATCGGCGGCTTCCGCGACCCCTTCTTTCCGCAAGTGCACGAGGCGCGCGGGCATGAAGCCGCAGGGCGGGCGGCGCGCAACATCCTCGGCTACCTGGAAGGCAGCGAGCTCGCGGACCCGGGCGATCTCCACACGGACCCGCAGCGGGTCCCGCCGCAGGACCCTTACTGCGTCCGTTGCGCGCCGCAGGTGCTCGGCACCGCGGAGGACACGCTGGCGCTGGCCCGCCGGTGGGTGGAGATGGACCTGAACGCGGCCACCGACAACCCGCTGGTGTTCCCCGCGCTGGCGCGCGACTACAAGGCGGTGTCCGGCGGCAATTTCCACGGTGAGCCCATCGCCCTGGCCATGGACTTTCTGGCCATCGCGGCCACCGAGGTGGCGAGCCTGTCGGAGCGGCGGATGTTCACACTTTGCGAGCTGCCGGCGCAACGGTTCCCCGAGCAGGCGGGCAACCGTTTCCTCATCGCGGAGCCGCGGCAGACCGCGGGGCTCAACTCAGGCCTGATGATGCTGCAGGCGACCGCCGCTGCCCTGGTCTCGGACTGCAAGGTGCTCGCGCACCCGGACAGCGTGGATTCCATCCCTTCCTCCGGCAACCAGGAGGATCACGTGAGCATGAGCCTCAACGCCGCCCTGCACGCCCGGAAGGTCCTGAGGAACGCCGAGACCGTCGTCGCCCTCGAGCTCCTTTGCGCGGCCCAGGGCCTGCATTTGCGGACGTCCACCGGACCGGGTGACGGGGGAAAGCCGGGACGTGGCGGCGCGGCGGTCCGCGACGTCCTGCGCAAGAGCGGATGGGAACCCGTCGAACGGGACCGCGTCATGCAGGAGGACATCCGGCTCGCCATCAGGCTCGTGCGCAGCGGCGCCTTCCTGCAGAGGCGGACGGGGACAACGTTCCCCAGCGAGGAGCACCCATGA
- a CDS encoding SWIB/MDM2 domain-containing protein: MTQAETSSKNSAFMKALKPSPELAAVIGPEPLPRTEATKRLWEYIKAHNLQNPANKRNILCDDKLLAVMGKREVTMFEMTGLMGKHLRAA, from the coding sequence ATGACGCAAGCCGAAACAAGCAGCAAGAACTCCGCCTTCATGAAGGCGCTGAAGCCGAGCCCCGAGCTGGCGGCCGTGATCGGCCCCGAACCCCTGCCGCGCACGGAGGCGACGAAGCGCCTGTGGGAGTACATCAAGGCGCACAACCTGCAGAACCCCGCCAACAAGCGCAACATCCTCTGCGACGACAAGCTGCTGGCGGTGATGGGCAAGCGTGAGGTCACCATGTTCGAGATGACCGGCTTGATGGGCAAGCACCTGCGCGCAGCCTAG
- a CDS encoding HU family DNA-binding protein → MATAKKTKAAAPKKATQTAAPKKVAKTAAPKASRAVAKPAAGTMKPIKESLNKTGLVNHLAQSAGVEPKAVKAVLSALEGTVLASVNKKGAGAFVLPGLLKVTAVSVPAKKARKGINPFTKEETVFKAKPATVKLKVRPLKKLKDAAL, encoded by the coding sequence ATGGCAACTGCAAAGAAGACCAAGGCGGCCGCTCCGAAGAAGGCGACCCAGACCGCCGCTCCGAAGAAGGTCGCCAAGACCGCCGCCCCGAAGGCGTCCCGCGCTGTCGCGAAGCCTGCGGCCGGCACGATGAAGCCGATCAAGGAGTCCCTGAACAAGACCGGCCTGGTGAACCACCTGGCGCAGTCCGCCGGCGTCGAACCGAAGGCGGTCAAGGCCGTCCTGTCCGCTCTGGAAGGGACCGTGCTGGCTTCCGTCAACAAGAAGGGCGCTGGCGCATTCGTGCTGCCCGGTCTGCTGAAGGTGACCGCGGTGTCCGTGCCTGCGAAGAAGGCGCGCAAGGGCATCAACCCGTTCACCAAGGAAGAGACTGTCTTCAAGGCCAAGCCGGCGACGGTGAAGCTGAAGGTGCGTCCCCTCAAGAAGCTGAAGGACGCAGCGCTCTGA
- a CDS encoding DUF5666 domain-containing protein, producing the protein MKPMHRVLAVVFTLLLLSCGGGAGIGGADVAGTGAGGGGVGTGGTGIVAGTVTGLGSVVVEGTRFDDSQAVLESLPDLVHATSLALSDLHIGQYAYVSLDAGGTPARVRIESQLVGFAAAVDAAGGRLSLGGQPVLVNADPGSGPVTVFDGFTTLADVHAGDPLQVYGVLQGGAGAGDQLRATRIEKLAAAGVLPARVTGTLQQGSGSTLLLAGRPLDVSGAVGVPTLSPGTAVIAIVPWTTQLPASWQATAVALLAPAATSSLRVSGAVHVLAGNHAVVQGVDVDLSALPQAQRDAVREGSYLTVEGRAPGDDGRRLDAARVETLAPGGRSAQLRGSITTVTGTTSFVVRGQAVDASTATFDGASAAGLTVGTFVEVEGVQRADGVMARKVTIPGATPDRAVLELSGTIQAVDAASRVARLLARDGRVLELVLPAGKALPAVGAAVSAEGYWDGTRLQVRELEPDDSGGGGGDHGGGNGR; encoded by the coding sequence ATGAAGCCGATGCATCGCGTGCTGGCGGTCGTGTTCACGCTGCTGCTGCTGTCCTGCGGCGGCGGCGCGGGGATTGGCGGGGCCGACGTCGCAGGCACCGGTGCCGGCGGCGGCGGGGTGGGCACCGGCGGCACGGGCATCGTGGCCGGTACGGTCACGGGCCTGGGCAGCGTGGTGGTGGAAGGCACGCGCTTCGACGACAGCCAGGCCGTGCTGGAAAGCCTGCCGGATCTCGTGCACGCCACATCGCTGGCGCTCTCGGACCTGCACATCGGCCAGTACGCCTATGTCAGTCTCGACGCCGGCGGCACGCCTGCGCGCGTACGCATCGAATCGCAGCTCGTGGGCTTCGCCGCCGCCGTCGATGCGGCCGGGGGTCGCCTCAGCCTCGGGGGCCAGCCGGTGCTGGTGAATGCCGATCCGGGCAGCGGCCCGGTGACCGTTTTCGACGGCTTCACCACCCTGGCCGATGTGCACGCTGGCGACCCGCTGCAGGTCTACGGCGTCCTGCAAGGCGGCGCCGGCGCCGGCGACCAGCTGCGCGCGACGCGCATCGAGAAACTCGCCGCCGCGGGCGTGCTGCCGGCGCGCGTCACGGGCACGCTGCAGCAAGGCAGCGGGTCGACCTTGCTGCTGGCAGGCCGGCCACTGGACGTGTCCGGCGCCGTGGGCGTGCCGACGCTGAGCCCCGGCACGGCGGTGATCGCCATCGTGCCCTGGACGACCCAACTGCCGGCGAGCTGGCAGGCCACCGCCGTGGCGCTGCTGGCGCCGGCTGCGACTTCCTCGCTGCGCGTGAGCGGCGCCGTGCACGTGCTGGCCGGCAACCATGCCGTGGTGCAGGGCGTGGACGTGGACCTGTCGGCGCTGCCGCAGGCGCAGCGCGATGCAGTGCGCGAAGGCAGCTACCTCACGGTGGAGGGCCGCGCGCCCGGCGACGACGGCCGGCGGCTCGATGCGGCGCGCGTGGAGACGCTGGCGCCGGGAGGACGCAGCGCGCAGTTGCGCGGCTCCATCACGACCGTCACCGGCACGACGAGCTTCGTCGTGCGCGGGCAGGCCGTCGATGCGTCGACGGCAACTTTCGATGGCGCAAGCGCGGCTGGGCTCACCGTCGGCACCTTCGTCGAGGTGGAAGGTGTGCAGCGGGCCGACGGCGTGATGGCGCGCAAGGTCACGATCCCCGGCGCCACGCCGGACCGGGCGGTGCTGGAACTCTCCGGCACGATCCAGGCGGTCGATGCGGCGAGCCGCGTGGCGCGCCTGCTGGCGCGCGACGGCCGTGTCCTGGAGCTCGTCCTGCCGGCCGGCAAGGCGCTGCCCGCCGTCGGTGCCGCAGTCAGTGCGGAGGGGTATTGGGACGGAACCCGGCTGCAGGTGCGCGAGCTGGAGCCGGACGACTCCGGCGGAGGTGGCGGAGATCACGGCGGCGGGAACGGCCGCTGA
- a CDS encoding DUF6502 family protein encodes MPRKPKIVALEPSARAAPTLPPDEVAQAVAAVLRPMIGLLLRSGLDYPRLSGELKTLFIEEAVVELGRAGQATTDSAISLLSGVHRKDVRNRRVTGRPPGAARPVALSARVFARWISDAACAGADGRPRALPRTGPAPSFEALVRAVTQDVHPFTVLQELIRLGIAEVEIQDGGELVVPAHPDFVPPAGSREALDLLAANLADHANAAVSNVLGGQPTLEQSVFASGITAASAERLQAVARSLWARMRGDLIEAASRLYEADQDRPDARSRVRFGSYFWSGPWEPAAPDRDTPGDETP; translated from the coding sequence ATGCCCCGCAAGCCGAAGATCGTCGCGCTGGAGCCTTCGGCCCGCGCAGCGCCGACCCTGCCGCCCGATGAGGTGGCGCAGGCGGTGGCGGCCGTGCTGCGGCCGATGATCGGACTGCTGTTACGCAGCGGCCTCGACTACCCGCGACTGTCGGGCGAATTGAAGACCCTGTTCATCGAAGAAGCTGTCGTGGAACTCGGACGCGCCGGCCAGGCCACCACCGACTCCGCCATCAGCCTGCTCAGCGGCGTGCACCGCAAGGACGTGCGCAATCGACGCGTGACCGGACGTCCCCCCGGCGCGGCGCGGCCCGTCGCCCTGAGCGCGCGGGTGTTCGCGCGCTGGATCAGCGATGCGGCCTGCGCCGGCGCGGACGGCCGCCCGCGCGCGCTGCCCCGCACCGGCCCCGCGCCTTCCTTCGAGGCGCTGGTGCGCGCCGTCACGCAGGATGTGCATCCGTTCACGGTGCTGCAGGAGCTGATCCGGCTCGGGATCGCCGAAGTGGAGATCCAGGATGGCGGCGAGCTCGTCGTGCCGGCGCACCCCGATTTCGTGCCGCCGGCCGGCTCGCGGGAAGCGCTCGACCTGCTGGCCGCGAACCTCGCGGACCACGCGAACGCGGCCGTCTCCAACGTGCTGGGCGGGCAGCCCACGCTGGAGCAGAGCGTGTTCGCGTCCGGCATCACGGCCGCATCGGCCGAGCGGCTGCAGGCCGTGGCGCGCTCGCTGTGGGCGCGGATGCGCGGCGACCTGATCGAAGCGGCCTCGCGCCTCTACGAAGCCGACCAGGACCGCCCGGACGCGCGCAGCCGCGTGCGCTTCGGCAGCTACTTCTGGTCCGGGCCATGGGAGCCGGCGGCGCCGGATCGCGACACCCCAGGGGATGAAACACCATGA